From a region of the Burkholderiaceae bacterium DAT-1 genome:
- a CDS encoding U32 family peptidase: protein MELVAPAGNLLALKTAVNAGADAVYIGLKNATNARNFSGLNFTEADIRSGIQYARQHKRKVMVAINTFPQAGRAGEWRATVDAAHALGADAVILADPGLLAYAADRYPAMNRHLSVQGSATHADAIELMREQFGIVRAVLPRVLALADIERLIQHTSVPLEVFGFGSLCVMAEGRCLLSSFATGDSPNNKGVCSPAHAVRWLDKGNTLEARLGGIMIDAYGPGESAGYPTLCKGRFEVEGEVDHVLENPTSLNSLDLLPRLLEIGVSALKIEGRQRSPAYVKEVVSTLRAAIDALKRDPARYAARSTWHQALSRHAEGEQVTQGAYDRPWK, encoded by the coding sequence ATGGAACTCGTTGCGCCGGCGGGCAATCTGCTGGCTCTCAAAACTGCCGTCAATGCAGGGGCGGATGCAGTGTATATCGGGCTAAAAAACGCCACCAATGCCCGCAATTTTTCCGGTTTGAATTTTACGGAAGCGGACATCAGGAGCGGTATTCAATACGCCAGGCAGCACAAGCGGAAAGTCATGGTGGCAATCAATACATTTCCGCAAGCAGGCAGGGCAGGCGAATGGCGTGCCACAGTGGATGCGGCCCATGCCCTCGGGGCGGATGCCGTTATCCTTGCAGATCCGGGTTTGCTGGCTTACGCGGCTGATCGTTATCCGGCAATGAACCGACACCTGTCGGTACAGGGTTCTGCTACCCACGCAGACGCAATTGAATTGATGCGCGAGCAGTTTGGCATTGTACGGGCGGTATTACCCAGGGTACTGGCGCTTGCAGATATCGAGCGCCTGATTCAGCACACCAGCGTGCCGCTCGAGGTATTCGGCTTTGGCAGCCTGTGCGTGATGGCTGAAGGACGCTGTCTGCTGTCCTCCTTTGCCACTGGTGATTCTCCCAATAACAAAGGGGTGTGTTCACCTGCTCACGCAGTGCGCTGGCTGGATAAAGGTAACACGCTGGAAGCCCGGCTCGGCGGCATCATGATCGATGCCTATGGTCCAGGTGAATCTGCAGGCTATCCCACCTTGTGCAAAGGTCGTTTCGAGGTCGAAGGTGAGGTAGACCATGTACTGGAAAACCCAACCAGCCTGAACTCGCTGGATCTATTGCCTCGCTTGCTTGAAATAGGCGTCAGTGCCCTGAAGATCGAGGGTCGGCAGCGAAGTCCGGCCTATGTGAAGGAGGTGGTGTCTACACTGCGTGCAGCCATCGACGCCCTCAAACGAGACCCCGCCCGCTATGCCGCTCGCAGTACCTGGCATCAGGCACTGTCTCGCCATGCTGAAGGAGAACAAGTGACACAGGGAGCGTATGACCGCCCATGGAAATGA
- a CDS encoding anaerobic ribonucleoside-triphosphate reductase activating protein has product MDSVYIPIKLESAPAIGGMVPYSSVDWPGVLCAVVFISGCPWRCSYCHNPHLQDRHHTMRWTDITDFLAQRSGLLEGVVFSGGEPCSEPQLDSMIRTVRQMGFKVGLHTAGIYPARLARILPVLDWIGLDIKAPEGRYDDITGRKHSSLSALTSLELLLNSDVPFECRTTWDRALFDEQALCQLGSDLAQRGVKAFSLQYMRHYNWARAGQALSSDMLNQLAQQFTHFTVRQ; this is encoded by the coding sequence ATGGATAGCGTATACATTCCAATCAAGCTCGAATCGGCGCCAGCCATTGGCGGCATGGTGCCGTATTCTTCGGTCGACTGGCCGGGCGTGTTGTGCGCGGTAGTGTTTATCAGCGGGTGTCCGTGGCGGTGCAGCTATTGCCACAATCCGCATCTACAGGACCGTCATCACACAATGCGCTGGACTGATATCACCGATTTTCTGGCGCAACGCAGTGGATTGCTGGAAGGCGTTGTTTTTTCAGGCGGAGAGCCCTGCAGTGAGCCGCAACTTGACAGCATGATCCGTACTGTCCGGCAGATGGGTTTTAAGGTCGGACTACACACCGCAGGCATCTATCCCGCGCGGCTTGCGAGGATTTTGCCGGTGCTTGACTGGATAGGACTGGACATTAAAGCGCCCGAAGGCCGGTATGACGACATTACCGGCCGGAAGCACAGCAGCCTGTCTGCCTTGACCAGTCTGGAGTTGCTGTTGAACTCGGATGTGCCATTTGAATGCCGTACGACCTGGGATCGGGCGCTGTTTGATGAACAGGCCTTGTGCCAGCTTGGCAGCGATCTCGCCCAGCGGGGAGTGAAGGCGTTTTCGCTGCAATACATGCGTCATTACAACTGGGCCCGTGCGGGACAGGCGCTGTCGTCCGACATGCTGAATCAGCTCGCACAGCAATTTACCCACTTCACCGTACGTCAGTGA
- a CDS encoding U32 family peptidase produces MNLKPKLFDVSVGPLLYYWPKQQVIDFYEQISQSAADIIYLGETVCSRRHELRTADWLGLAAELEQAGKRVILSTQTLIDSHSDANLLKRWCQLEAAMFEAGDTGAIRLMSGRPFVGGMHLNAYHRDTLSWLHSMGCVRTVLPVELSRDGVHALMQECPAGLDIEVMVWGRMPLAFSSRCFTARHYRLNKDACAFKCIDHPDGLVVNTQEGDQFLAINGIQTQSGQCLDLLPYATELAAMDVDVLRVSPHSSGTLEAIAALDAIRYQRAASKVSPPSGINRCDGYWHGTPGIQLHAHA; encoded by the coding sequence ATGAATCTCAAACCAAAATTGTTTGACGTATCGGTTGGTCCATTGCTGTATTACTGGCCAAAGCAGCAGGTGATCGATTTTTATGAACAGATTTCACAGTCCGCTGCCGATATTATCTATCTGGGCGAAACGGTGTGCAGTCGTCGCCATGAGCTTAGAACTGCTGACTGGCTAGGCCTCGCCGCGGAACTAGAACAAGCTGGCAAGCGGGTGATCCTGTCTACGCAAACATTGATTGACTCGCATTCAGATGCCAATTTACTCAAGCGCTGGTGCCAACTGGAGGCCGCCATGTTTGAGGCGGGTGATACGGGCGCAATTCGCTTGATGTCCGGTCGGCCCTTCGTAGGCGGCATGCATCTGAATGCCTATCACCGCGACACCCTGTCCTGGCTGCACAGCATGGGCTGCGTCCGTACCGTATTACCCGTCGAACTGTCTCGAGATGGGGTACATGCGCTTATGCAGGAGTGTCCGGCAGGGCTTGATATCGAAGTGATGGTCTGGGGACGCATGCCACTTGCGTTCTCTTCCAGATGCTTTACCGCCCGCCACTACCGGCTCAATAAAGATGCCTGCGCATTCAAATGTATCGATCATCCGGACGGTTTGGTTGTCAATACGCAGGAGGGCGATCAGTTTCTAGCTATCAACGGGATACAGACGCAGTCTGGACAATGTCTTGATCTGCTGCCTTACGCCACAGAATTAGCTGCGATGGATGTAGACGTCTTACGCGTCAGCCCTCACTCAAGCGGGACTCTAGAAGCAATTGCAGCACTGGACGCCATCCGTTATCAGCGCGCTGCTTCGAAAGTCAGCCCGCCATCGGGGATCAACCGTTGCGATGGATACTGGCATGGCACCCCAGGCATTCAATTACATGCGCATGCGTAA
- a CDS encoding SCP2 sterol-binding domain-containing protein: MKPLLASLIDKFPVVLTTLPLLSALEVARKLNVLTPPEELDGHHFSILVSDLNLRARFSCMRGQFVLTAEGMAVDLEITAPAMDFLRLVRGTADADTLFFQRRLKIAGDTDLGLIVKNWLDSVEWPVMSALTHLS, encoded by the coding sequence ATGAAACCGCTCCTTGCAAGCCTAATTGATAAATTTCCCGTAGTGCTGACGACACTGCCGCTGCTATCAGCCTTGGAAGTCGCTCGAAAATTGAATGTGCTGACACCGCCCGAGGAACTCGACGGCCATCATTTCAGCATACTAGTCAGTGACCTGAACCTGCGAGCGCGTTTTAGCTGCATGCGCGGGCAATTCGTGTTAACGGCCGAGGGCATGGCGGTAGATCTGGAAATTACTGCGCCTGCAATGGATTTCCTTCGACTGGTTCGAGGTACCGCTGACGCGGATACGTTGTTTTTTCAGCGCCGCTTGAAGATTGCTGGGGACACGGATTTGGGTCTGATCGTCAAAAACTGGCTGGATAGTGTGGAGTGGCCGGTAATGTCGGCTTTAACGCACTTATCCTGA
- a CDS encoding anaerobic ribonucleoside-triphosphate reductase, translating to MSQIQSSFPEHIDPDLRTRCEVWTRVMGYHRPVASFNTGKKGEFNERTFFKEPGIGQGMHG from the coding sequence ATGAGCCAGATTCAGTCGAGCTTTCCTGAACACATTGATCCAGACCTGCGCACACGCTGCGAGGTATGGACCCGGGTCATGGGCTATCACCGTCCGGTTGCATCATTCAATACCGGCAAGAAGGGCGAGTTCAACGAACGTACCTTTTTCAAGGAGCCGGGGATCGGGCAGGGCATGCATGGATAG
- a CDS encoding DUF2249 domain-containing protein, with product MKVDNQTYIFDARGVAKRFRHAAIFGALESLSRGETMRFVNDHDPLPLLQQLQTRYGNQVEIQYIEREPGAITIDFVVRPQHRTEEVAQTSSGGCGGGGGCGCSGG from the coding sequence CTGAAAGTGGATAACCAAACCTACATCTTTGACGCACGCGGCGTCGCTAAGCGATTTCGACATGCGGCTATTTTTGGCGCGCTCGAATCGCTATCGCGCGGCGAAACCATGCGTTTTGTAAACGATCATGATCCGCTGCCGTTACTACAGCAGTTACAAACTCGCTATGGCAACCAAGTAGAAATTCAGTACATCGAACGCGAACCAGGTGCGATTACTATCGACTTTGTCGTTCGGCCACAGCATCGAACCGAAGAAGTAGCTCAAACGTCCTCAGGCGGTTGTGGCGGTGGCGGAGGTTGCGGTTGCTCTGGCGGCTAA